From one Corvus cornix cornix isolate S_Up_H32 chromosome 21, ASM73873v5, whole genome shotgun sequence genomic stretch:
- the LOC104693397 gene encoding C-factor-like, giving the protein MAQPRCRSVLITGCSRGIGLGLVRGLAAASPSPDLVFATCRYPEKAQELQQLSKQYSNIKLLQLDVVCENSIKKVVKEVEEIVGDKGLNCLINNAGINVLASLEEVTAETMLTIYETNTVAQLMVTKAFLPLLRKAAQLGTGMGCHRAAIINMSSLAASMQLVQANEMFLKVYPYRIAKTALNMITRCLAADLKSDGILCISLHPGWLQTDMGGNMAPMQVQEAIPGILSVLDRLGEKENGSFLDWQGETLPW; this is encoded by the exons ATGGCCCAGCCGCGCTGCCGCTCCGTGCTCATCACCGGCTGCAGCCGCGGCATCGGGCTGGGGCTGGTGCGGGGGCTCGCAGCCGCCAGCCCCTCCCCGGATTTGGTCTTTGCGACCTGCCGGTACCCCGAGAAGGCGCAG gaactgcagcagctcagcaagcAATACAGCAACATcaagctcctgcagctgg ATGTGGTCTGTGAGAACAGCATCAAGAAAGTGGTCAAGGAAGTGGAAGAAATTGTGGGAGACAAAGGCCTGAACTGCCTCATCAACAACGCTGGCATCAACGTGCTCGCCTCGCTGGAGGAAGTCACAGCAGAGACCATGCTCACCATTTATGAAACCAACACCGTTGCCCAGCTGATGGTCACCAAG GCGTTCCTCCCCCTGCTGAGGAAGgcagcccagctgggcactggaatgggctgtcACAGAGCTGCCATCATCAATATGTCCTCTCTCGCTGCCTCCATGCAGCTCGTCCAGGCAAATGAGATGTTCCTCAAGGTCTATCCCTACAGGATAGCCAAG ACTGCACTGAACATGATCACCAGGTGTCTCGCTGCAGACTTGAAATCGGACGGGATTCTCTGCATTTCCTTGCACCCAGGCTGGCTTCAGACAGACATGGGTGGAAACATG GCTCCCATGCAGGTGCAGGAGGCTATCCCAGGTATTCTCTCTGTTCTGGACCGTCTcggtgaaaaagaaaatggttctTTCCTAGACTGGCAAGGGGAAACTCTACCGTGGTAG
- the CCNL2 gene encoding cyclin-L2 isoform X2 yields MNDSLRTDVFVRFQPESIACACIYLAARTLEIPLPNRPHWFLLFGATEEEIQEICLKILQLYTRKKVDLSDLESKIEKKKLAIEEAKAQAKGLVPEGVPSLDNTSGFSPIPKNESPKEVKGNKPSPLPVQAMKNAKRKTEGAKRTSSNSPVNGVQKGRESRSRSGSRDQSYSRSPSRSASPKHRKSESYSTSSGSKSHSRSRSRSDSPPRQFNHSSGYKGSKVRSYKKSKDYKYSAHKARKSRSRSSSRSRSRSRERSDHSGKYKKKSHYYRNHRHERSRSYERAGHRYEREHPGHSRHRR; encoded by the exons ATGAACGACAGCCTGAGAACAGATGTCTTTGTGAGGTTCCAGCCAGAAAGCATTGCCTGTGCCTGCATTTACCTGGCAGCCAGGACACTGGAG ATCCCACTTCCAAATCGCCCACATTGGTTTTTACTGTTTGGAGcaacagaggaagaaattcaaGAAATCTGCTTAAAAATCTTGCAGCTCTACACAAGGAAAAAG GTGGATTTATCTGATCTGgaaagtaaaatagaaaagaagaaattggcTATTGAAGAGGCAAAAGCACAAGCTAAAGGTCTGGTACCTGAGGGAGTCCCGAGCTTGGATAACACATCGGGATTTTCCCCTATCCCAAAAAATG AGTCTCCAAAAGAGGTTAAAGGAAATAAACCTTCACCACTACCTGTGCAGGCCATGAAGAAtgctaaaaggaaaacagagggagCCAAAAGAACCAGCTCCAACAGCCCAGTAAATGG TGtccagaaaggaagagagagcagaagtCGAAGTGGAAGCAGAGATCAGAGTTACTCAAGATCACCATCGAGGTCTGCATCCCCTAAGCACAG GAAGAGTGAAAGTTACTCCACATCCAGTGGCTCCAAATCCCACAGCCGCTCGCGGAGCCGCAGCGATTCCCCTCCGAGGCAGTTCAACCACAGCTCCGGCTACAAGGGCTCCAAGGTCCGGAGCTACAAGAAATCCAAAGACTACAAATACTCGGCGCACAAAGCGCGCAAGTCCCGCAGCCGGAGCTCGTCCCGCTCCCGCAGCCGCTCCCGGGAGCGCTCCGACCACTCCGGCAAGTACAAGAAGAAGAGCCACTACTACCGGAACCACCGGCACGAGCGCTCCCGCTCCTACGAGCGCGCCGGGCACCGCTACGAGCGTGAGCACCCCGGGCACAGCCGGCACCGCCGGTGA
- the AURKAIP1 gene encoding aurora kinase A-interacting protein codes for MLISQLSSQLLKASRIAGHLLPRSVSSFLCCRSPSARYSTQPPNTSGAQPQQWHTLDPELEEILIPRKLSISPLESWLTVRYSLPKAEGAQEEASHETPQPSECPPPAGTRDVGEGEGALGSKVQCRNVLKIRRRKMNRHKYKKLIKRRKFIRRRVKEGRKKKRQIKFEKDLERIWKRAGLKSAPAGWQTPKIYLRSSKR; via the exons atgttaATATCACAGCTGAGTTCCCAGTTACTGAAGGCTTCGAGAATTGCAG GCCACCTCTTGCCCAGGTCAGTgtcctccttcctctgctgccgTTCTCCATCCGCACGCTACAGCACCCAGCCCCCCAACACCAGCGgggcccagccccagcagtggcACACGCTGGaccctgagctggaggagatCCTGATTCCCAGGAAACTCTCCATCAGCCCCTTGGAGAGCTGGCTGACAGTGAGGTACTCCCTGCCCAAAGCCGAGGGTGCTCAGGAAGAAGCGAGCCATGAAACCCCGCAGCCGTCTGAGTGTCCCCCTCCTGCTGGGACGAGGGatgtgggggaaggagagggagccCTGGGCAGCAAAGTGCAGTGCAGGAATGTGCTGAAGATCCGCAGGAGGAAAATGAACAGGCACAAGTACAAGAAGCTGATCAAGAGGAGGAAGTTCATCCGCAGGAGGGTAAAGGAGGGGCGCAAGAAGAAGCGTCAG aTCAAATTTGAGAAAGATTTGGAGCGCATCTGGAAAAGAGCTGGCTTGAAAAGTGCTCCTGCAGGGTGGCAAACCCCCAAGATCTACCTGAGGAGTTCCAAGCGATAA